The segment TATGTCCTTTAGATTGATGCCAATCTTGTCTTCGACACGTGCGAGGGCGAACCGCTCGTCCACCGGGTATTTGCCAGTCCACGCGTAATGACGGGGAATCGTCTGTGGCCAGTACGCTTTGATGTAGTCGAAGTTGACATTTCCGCGACGATAATGCTCGTTGCTGATTGCATTCGGGTTCAATGTCCCGGGGCATATGCCGTAGCATCGGGGATCATCTTGCCCACCGTCACTGGGGTTTGTTTCCTCATCGTGGTCCAAATGTGTTTTCTCATCGGAGCCCAAATACGTTGCCTCATCGTGGTTTGAATACGTTGCCTCATTGTGGTTTGAATACGTTGCCTGATCGTGGTTCGAATACGTTGCCTGATCGTGGTTCGAATACGTTGCCTGATCGTGGTTCGAATACGTTGCCTGATCGTGGTTCGAATACGTTGCCTGATCGTGGTTCGAATACGTTGCCTGATCGTGGTTCGAATACGTTGCCTGATCGTGGTTCGAATACGTTGCCTGATCGTGGTTCGAATACGTTGCCTGATCGTGGTTCGAATACGTTGCCTGATCGTGGTTCGAATACGTTGCCTCATTGTGGTTCGAAGACGTTGCCTCATCGGGGCCCAGATACGATTCCTCATTGACTTCCGGAATGTTGAAGCCGAGATTTTGTACGGATGGGATGAGGCTTTCAACGTGGTCCGAATACGTTGCCTCATCGTGGTTCAAATTCGTTTCCTCATCGAAGCCCACATACGATTCCTCACCGGAGTCCGAAACCTTGAAGCGGAGATCTTGTTCGTGTGAGACGAGGCTTTCGTCTCTTGAGACACCCTGTCGTCTGTATCGGATCCTCGAATAGGACATCTTGGTGCGGTGCGCGTGTCTAGCACAGGGCGTCGATCGTGATACAGTTGgtcgagaagaaggaatCGCTTGCTGATTCGCGATGCAGTGCGACGAGAAGACAGAGTCGCTTGGTGGTGATTGGTGATCAGCGTGTCGAGAAGACAAAGTTGCTTAGCGACTCGCGATGCGGTGTGGTGAGAAGACAAAGTCGCGCGGTCATGGCACAAACCCGCGGAAAGCATAGAGTTTATATACGCGAAGAGACACCACAGCCAGGCAGCTGACCAAGAAACTGAACATGTCGTCTTCATGTCCATGCCCAGGATCAGCCCAAGTGTTCCTCGTGTGTTGGTTTACAGGGGCCAAGTACGACACCGAACATGGAATCAAcatggtggtgttgtggGCGCCGAGAAGCCTTGGAGAGCACTGACTTCATTCAGCGATCTTCTGACATGCAGGCGCTTCTTCATAGCTTGTCCAGACGATTGTCGTTGTTTGTTCTTGCGACAAATTGTCATAAAGTACCCTCAGCTTCCGACGTACGCTTTTTGAACGACGGTCATTTTATACTGAACAGAACGAGTTCGACCGCTGTCATTACCTTGGTccctacctaggtaggttgGATTGCATGTACGTACGCGTCATGACTTTTTCTGAACTTTTCCTTTCACCCTGCCCATTCCTGCTTGCTTGAGG is part of the Metarhizium brunneum chromosome 4, complete sequence genome and harbors:
- the Akap5 gene encoding A-kinase anchor protein 5 codes for the protein MSYSRIRYRRQGVSRDESLVSHEQDLRFKVSDSGEESYVGFDEETNLNHDEATYSDHVESLIPSVQNLGFNIPEVNEESYLGPDEATSSNHNEATYSNHDQATYSNHDQATYSNHDQATYSNHDQATYSNHDQATYSNHDQATYSNHDQATYSNHDQATYSNHDQATYSNHDQATYSNHNEATYSNHDEATYLGSDEKTHLDHDEETNPSDGGQDDPRCYGICPGTLNPNAISNEHYRRGNVNFDYIKAYWPQTIPRHYAWTGKYPVDERFALARVEDKIGINLKDIFDHGSWVPFNGISRKGIAPYIATITYSTPPITLSYAILRRNVSRPVCVFGFKLHLDGQNQKFNPILESRFYMVKAGGGQGGSTKTLDFLGFQKPPEREPSAKFWEFEWWVPKYICCRDDFNLHFRPDEVDARSTESSRRAGHRQRVRR